In one window of Leptospira sp. WS92.C1 DNA:
- a CDS encoding ExbD/TolR family protein: MKFRKFRSSAGRGGQIELAPLIDVISFIVIYFLMNATLEKSTVMKIELPRSSSTAQEKKKDELIITVNKDGKVFLDKDTEPVPVEKLTEKINIFLGPADKREPGKNRVVIRGDGTASYQTVIKVIDKVNEAGVSKFNLAMVRQSGAGEK, translated from the coding sequence ATGAAATTCAGAAAGTTCCGATCTTCCGCGGGTAGAGGTGGCCAAATCGAATTGGCTCCCTTAATCGATGTAATCTCTTTTATCGTAATTTACTTTTTGATGAACGCAACCTTGGAAAAATCTACGGTGATGAAAATCGAACTTCCGCGATCTTCTTCGACCGCGCAGGAAAAGAAAAAGGACGAGTTGATCATTACTGTAAACAAAGACGGGAAAGTCTTTTTAGATAAGGATACAGAACCCGTTCCGGTTGAAAAGTTAACCGAGAAGATCAACATCTTCTTAGGACCGGCGGACAAACGGGAGCCGGGTAAAAATCGAGTTGTCATTCGGGGCGACGGAACGGCGAGTTATCAGACCGTAATTAAGGTGATCGACAAGGTAAATGAAGCGGGAGTTAGTAAATTTAACTTAGCAATGGTTAGACAATCCGGAGCCGGAGAAAAATAA
- a CDS encoding outer membrane protein assembly factor yields MLVILCGLLFYSGELTQLLSKRTDFLGKVIKEVKFKGNKNTPDSDLESMIEMRAGKQLTKKILDKDLKTLFNSGFFYFVDIQAEEAGDGVIVIVDLKERPRVKEVEFVGADEVFPADLRDKLPLKDNEVITPQKITKSRDLILQKYRDEGFFLAYVKVELGKPDPKTNLVRVRFIIDEGEEIPVSKINVYGNESVETSELLSIMEMKEEGVFEGGNFKESSFEKDKDQIVAYLKSKGYLDAELIREGTNWEIHWENPEKKDRRVIIVNIKISEGQIYFFNGYTLNHDMSVDNEGRPLFLNKENNPPETPKNELRPLFPAKDLEKSLDYSDGDIGVLFDESRFMRDRGTMNEIYSSRGYLFAQVIPRRKVISLERENIEYYENCYSRKTEEERKICETEYSQLHIKRLRQLYNTKPELHGKKFVHVDFSIRENNLAYVENVIIKGNKKTQDRVIRRELLFKQGDLFNSTLVNRSRERIFNLGYFKEVNFNMRPGSDQTKMNLIIEVLEQPTGTVSMGGGYGTITGFSIFSEVGENNLNGTGQKISGRLEFGPYRRLFQITWTEPWLNNKPWSLSLSLFYSSRIYNVGAVSITENNNQQSIKEQAIYSRDGVGFTVGIGHRIFINWTHFHRYSPSIYASTNPSSLVSDQVLAEVRRGWQFRSQISNGIAYDIRDNVFNPTQGYHLLFQMDNVGQLLGGQSHFDQYRILAEYYHTWFDYSFFGLFRNNALRRWRVVQEFRSSSLFTFQRVPAYGKQDPIQNPYVQLQDLQFLGGYESLRGWFYNDAKYPTEWRDGAASRMIFNSELRFPIEPTLLWLVAFFDAGALYEEVNRAQGVKRDLFTTFDQRVFEAQQKDPVAYALTNNYNLNALRKADYTFEELNNPSNLVLSANNVALDKFRFSWGIGLRIQIPVLPLRIYFAQKLKYTGVADHPFTKFDSDNAFQFVFGIGDYRF; encoded by the coding sequence ATATTAGTAATCCTTTGTGGACTTTTATTTTACTCCGGAGAGTTGACGCAACTTCTTTCCAAACGTACCGATTTTCTCGGTAAGGTAATCAAAGAGGTAAAATTCAAAGGAAATAAAAACACGCCGGATAGCGATCTCGAATCGATGATCGAAATGCGCGCAGGCAAACAGCTTACAAAAAAAATCTTAGACAAGGATCTCAAAACACTTTTTAATTCCGGATTTTTCTATTTCGTAGATATCCAAGCCGAAGAAGCCGGAGACGGTGTTATCGTCATTGTAGATCTCAAAGAAAGACCGAGAGTAAAAGAAGTGGAATTTGTCGGAGCCGACGAAGTGTTTCCGGCCGATCTGAGAGACAAACTGCCCTTGAAAGACAATGAAGTGATCACTCCGCAAAAGATCACGAAATCTAGGGACCTAATCCTGCAAAAATACCGAGATGAAGGATTTTTTCTCGCGTATGTAAAAGTGGAATTGGGAAAACCCGATCCGAAAACGAACCTTGTCCGAGTTCGATTTATCATCGACGAAGGGGAGGAAATTCCGGTTTCGAAAATCAACGTTTATGGAAACGAATCCGTAGAAACTTCCGAACTTCTTTCGATTATGGAGATGAAAGAAGAGGGTGTGTTCGAAGGCGGGAATTTTAAAGAGTCCTCCTTTGAAAAGGATAAGGATCAAATCGTAGCCTACTTAAAAAGCAAGGGTTATCTCGACGCCGAACTGATACGCGAAGGAACCAACTGGGAAATTCACTGGGAAAATCCCGAGAAAAAAGATCGTCGGGTGATCATCGTCAATATCAAGATCTCCGAAGGTCAGATTTATTTTTTTAACGGATATACGCTCAATCACGATATGTCCGTAGACAACGAGGGAAGACCTCTCTTTTTAAACAAGGAAAACAATCCGCCCGAGACTCCTAAGAATGAATTGAGACCTCTGTTTCCCGCCAAAGACCTCGAAAAAAGTTTGGATTACAGCGACGGAGATATCGGAGTCCTTTTTGACGAAAGCCGGTTTATGAGAGACAGGGGAACCATGAACGAAATCTACAGTTCAAGAGGTTATCTGTTTGCGCAGGTGATTCCGCGAAGAAAGGTGATTTCGTTAGAACGCGAAAACATAGAATATTACGAAAATTGCTACAGTCGTAAAACGGAAGAAGAAAGAAAAATCTGCGAAACGGAATATTCTCAACTTCATATCAAACGTCTCAGGCAACTCTATAACACCAAACCGGAGTTACACGGTAAAAAGTTTGTTCACGTGGACTTTAGTATCCGCGAAAACAATTTAGCATATGTTGAAAACGTAATCATCAAGGGAAACAAAAAGACACAGGATCGTGTGATCCGCAGAGAGTTGCTCTTTAAACAAGGGGACCTATTCAATTCCACGTTGGTAAACCGATCTCGGGAAAGGATTTTTAACCTCGGTTATTTTAAGGAAGTAAACTTTAATATGAGACCGGGATCGGATCAGACGAAGATGAACCTGATCATCGAAGTTTTGGAACAACCAACGGGAACTGTTTCTATGGGCGGGGGTTATGGAACCATCACTGGGTTTTCGATTTTTAGCGAAGTCGGCGAAAACAACTTGAATGGAACCGGTCAAAAGATTTCCGGACGACTTGAATTCGGTCCTTATCGAAGATTATTTCAGATCACATGGACGGAACCATGGCTCAACAATAAACCTTGGTCTCTTTCTCTTTCTCTTTTTTATTCTTCTCGGATTTACAACGTGGGTGCGGTTTCAATTACGGAGAATAACAACCAGCAGTCGATCAAAGAACAAGCGATCTATTCCAGAGACGGGGTCGGCTTTACGGTAGGGATTGGACATCGAATTTTTATCAACTGGACTCATTTTCACAGATATTCTCCGAGTATATATGCTTCCACGAACCCTTCCTCTCTTGTATCCGATCAAGTTCTTGCAGAGGTACGCAGAGGGTGGCAATTTCGTTCTCAGATTTCAAACGGGATTGCATATGATATTCGAGATAACGTGTTTAATCCTACCCAAGGATACCACCTGCTTTTTCAGATGGATAACGTTGGTCAGTTGCTCGGAGGACAATCTCACTTTGATCAGTATCGCATTCTCGCCGAATACTATCATACTTGGTTTGATTATAGCTTTTTCGGATTATTTAGAAATAATGCCCTCAGACGTTGGAGAGTGGTTCAAGAATTTAGAAGTTCATCCTTATTTACGTTTCAAAGAGTTCCTGCTTACGGAAAACAAGATCCGATTCAAAATCCCTATGTTCAATTGCAGGACTTGCAATTCTTAGGCGGTTACGAATCTTTGAGGGGTTGGTTTTATAACGACGCTAAATATCCCACGGAATGGAGAGACGGCGCTGCGAGCCGAATGATTTTTAATTCCGAACTTAGATTTCCGATCGAACCTACCTTACTTTGGTTGGTTGCATTTTTTGACGCCGGAGCGCTTTATGAGGAAGTCAACCGAGCACAAGGCGTCAAACGGGATCTCTTTACGACATTCGATCAAAGGGTATTCGAGGCACAACAAAAAGACCCGGTCGCATATGCCCTGACGAACAATTACAATTTAAATGCGCTTCGGAAGGCGGATTATACCTTTGAAGAATTGAACAATCCGTCTAATCTTGTTCTTTCCGCAAACAATGTCGCACTGGATAAGTTCCGATTTTCTTGGGGGATCGGTTTGAGGATCCAAATTCCGGTTCTTCCGCTTCGGATCTATTTTGCACAAAAGCTGAAATATACGGGCGTAGCGGATCATCCGTTTACAAAATTCGATTCGGATAACGCATTTCAGTTTGTATTTGGAATCGGAGATTATAGATTTTAA
- a CDS encoding MotA/TolQ/ExbB proton channel family protein gives MFLAKSDSLISAIPPESVPIVIVLVSIIGFTIIIERMIYFSKWKPITPEDWRAVKELFRQKNWDTAIDFLKNLSTGPASQVLQAGAESSRKNLDAAEEEMLSAGFAQILKMERFLSGLGTIATISPLLGVLGTVLGIIRSFEEGSGTRGAEVGISEALITTAMGLAIAIPAYVAYNYFHKRKEDTIAEMENLSGQAVKYLK, from the coding sequence ATGTTTTTAGCCAAATCCGATTCTCTAATTTCTGCGATTCCTCCGGAATCGGTTCCAATCGTTATCGTTTTAGTTTCCATCATTGGTTTCACAATCATCATTGAAAGGATGATCTACTTTTCAAAGTGGAAGCCGATCACGCCGGAAGACTGGCGTGCAGTCAAAGAATTATTCCGGCAAAAAAATTGGGACACTGCAATCGACTTTCTCAAGAATTTGAGTACCGGTCCCGCTTCTCAAGTGCTGCAAGCGGGAGCGGAATCTTCACGCAAGAACTTGGATGCGGCCGAAGAAGAAATGCTTTCCGCTGGTTTTGCTCAAATTTTAAAGATGGAACGTTTCCTTTCCGGTCTCGGAACCATCGCGACGATCTCGCCTCTTCTGGGCGTATTGGGAACCGTTTTAGGAATCATTCGTTCCTTTGAAGAAGGTTCCGGAACCCGAGGTGCAGAGGTGGGAATCAGTGAAGCCTTGATCACTACTGCGATGGGACTTGCGATCGCGATTCCGGCTTACGTAGCATACAATTACTTTCACAAAAGAAAGGAAGACACGATCGCCGAGATGGAAAACCTTTCCGGTCAAGCCGTCAAATATCTGAAGTAA